Genomic window (Mya arenaria isolate MELC-2E11 chromosome 16, ASM2691426v1):
TGTTTCTCTTGTTTATTGTATTCCGCTATGCACAGACACGTTAAAAAAAGCTCTAACGGTCTCCCACTATATAGTTTGACGATTTATGTTGGAATATTCGAAACAAAcgtcaaaatattattaagtgTTGGAGAAAGCTAGGCCCAAAATGTCTGAAAATcgttttttgtttgtaacaaactagaacatttttgtttaaagggCTTGAGAATTTCAGGTGGGCCTTTCTGAATATTTCTTACTTGAATCACACATGCATGATTTTCTAATGATTGCATTGTTCACACATTAACTCGAGAACGGTTAGACAATGGACATTGGCACAAGGTTGGTCTTTACTCATAGATGACTTTTACATCGTGTTTAGGTAAGTAGGTCAAAGGAAAACTTCACAGAAACAACACTACTATGAAAACTTTGTCCGCAGGTCAAAGGTCGAAATGtttgtattcatgttttaaagCTTTATGGAACCATAACAAATTAATGCATTTCAGAAATGTCTTGAAAATCATCTTTATATAATGCCCAACATGCTTCTGACAAAGCGGATCCTTTGGGAGTACACTGTTTTagaaacatctcttgttttactACATCTTCGCTGGCTCGACCTTTACGTCCAGTAGTTGTTGTATTAAGTGTTTTAAAGATTTGGCACTCAAtgcaaagaaataattattaataagtCTTCAAAGCGCATACGGAAAATGTCCCTGAGGAGGGACAAAAGGATAACCATCTCATTCCCTGGCATTGTTCGTTTGATAATGCTTCTGGCACTTGTGTAACTAAACTACAGCGGCAAGCCTAGTAGACTTAACTTTAACTTAGAACATTCATTTCAGAGATCACTTCAACACATGTGCATTGACAATCAAAATAATAGGGGAATATACtcagtttgtttttatcatttcattttattatttatatctatTGTCAACTCTGTATGCTTGTTGAATACTCAATAAAAGTTCGATACTTCAAAAAGTGTTAATACTTTTTTGGAAAGAaatcatatataattttacagGATGGTTTTGTTTAGCCGAATAAGGATAGGGCGTTTTTTTAATCTGTCTGTTTTAAACTCGTCTGTAGTTTGACGAAAAAAGTCGGTGACCCCGTATTAGAAGTGCAAAGACTTTAACCTTGGCAATAATTTACAAATCTTCGAAGTTATTCGAATATATCTTGGTATACATGATACCAAGGACGATACGCACAAGACCCATAAAACACAGACAATGAACAATATGGGAGATTTAAATTGTCCTAACTAAAGGGCAAATTAGGCCTGAGACAACTTGTTTCATCCCTAATTGACCTAAAAGAACCTTCTAGACAAATagcaaaatttgaaaaaaagaaagattttagtgtcatttatcttaaatgatgatgttttaaaaaatggcattttgacattttacagccaaattttattgtattataggCCATGGGTTTTATAACCGATGGtgaaagtttattttgtatgtcaacATGAGCTTTAATTGATTCATTTGGTTCATATCAATATGCCAATGGGCTAGAATACGCTAGCACCAGTGAGACGTTTAATGTAACCAGCGTTTAGAAGCGTTTTCAAGCAAGTCTTTTAAAGATCTAATTCTTTTAGCATGCGCTTTATATCGTACTTGAACTAATTCATTTTATCAATACTATAATGTCTGCTTTTGCTGACAGGTACAGaataacaaaatcaatcaaTGTGTTTTACTCATAGTTCATAACCAATTTACCTGACTAAGGTAGAagcatttaattgttttatattgcaTCGAAATGTTACAAGGCACACGATTTCGACAGAATACATGTTCTCGACATACACGCTTAATTACAAAATACACATCGTCAATTTCTGActcatttttgcaaaatgtatCCATAAAGTTAATCCGACCTAGTATACTGCATGTACTACCTTATCAAGTACGTCAGAGAGACGGACCATCTTCCGGTTTTGTAACACGCCGGGTCTTGGGGATCATTCGGGAATGGACGCTGTAAACTGTACCTTGTAAATGGCCACGTTCTTTCTTCGGTCGAAGAAATGTCGTTTTTCAACTAACGATTATCAGTCGATtcgataaaaatgtaaatgtaataacTTAAAAAGTAATTCAATAATACTGTACACAAAAATTGACACTGAAAATTCCTATAAAGAATATTGTAAATGAAGGCTTGTTGCATAACCGGATAAGGTCGAGCCACGTAAAATTTGGTATGGCCAAGAtacaaataaagataaacaaataatacaaatataatgacagaattacattacattaaataaaaaaatattttaaatgcatatattggcaattgaaataaaaaatatagttaataATCGAGTTATACAATCTATATCATTATAAAGTATTATCATTACCATCATTATCATCGCTATTTTGATCATTACtgttattatcaaaataagGCTCTAAAGACGAATGTTAAAACAAAGGGTTTATTTTGTTTAGACATAAACttattattaagttatgaaCATTAAAGCCCTTTCTCTTATTCAACGTTCACAGCCCACGTCCAGGTTTATGTGCCATAGAGCTTCCTGATACATCTAACATATAGGAAAACTGAGAACCAGAGTTATCTTCTGGTCATAACAGCTTTTAAGAGGGAGGGCTTCCAGGGAGCTGAAGCACGGATTTCAGTAACTTTAGTACTTTGAGTTGTGATTTTGATTACCAGAACAAGTAAAATAGCGATCACTTTGACTAAAATCTCCTACTTTTTGACACGAACAGCAACTGTAAGATTCCGAACAAAGAACGTTTccgtttgtttttcttaaaaactcTTACTTCTTTTTCCTTAGTACTCttatttacttcttttttcTTAGTACTCTTATTTTCTAAGTCAGTTCTAACGCATTTTCAGACGTATACATTACACCGTACTGTATACAGTACGTTATTCctcaatataaaacaaagtgATACCCTTAAAGAATAAATATACTTAGCGTCTTTTTGCTTTAATAATACCTGTTAAGTAAACAATCCTTTAATCATTCCACTCAATTCTGTCTGACAATCGAAACCGAAAGTTGATGATATTTTCTTCAAGTTAATCGAGTAACGTCCcctatattttctgaaaatctacTTTCGCTTTTGGTTTTTATTGCATAGGAATACTTCATATAGTAAGGTACGCTTAGGTagatttatttgttgttttgataattgtatATTCAGTGTTGTTAATGTCTGACGTGTAATACTCAATTCGTATTTATTAATGTACAATTAGTGTTTTATCAAGAACATAATAACAATTTGCTTTAGATTCCGTGCATCATTCTTCAATTAGATAAAGAAAGAATTCTGCTTTATAGTGTTTCATTACATCTTGATATGTTTACCATTTacttgtttttttcattgtcacttttatattgttttatgttaacccataatatgtttaatttattatgcGGGTGCAAGACACCCGGAATAAAATACTCAGGGAATCATTATCATTTGAGTAAACAGATACTTTTATGATGGGTAGTCGaatattgtttgatatatattgttattgctTCTTAATTTATTAAACCTTTTCTGACATTAATCTGTGTTGTTTGCCATCTTTGGCCCGCTACTACAATCTATTGTATCACAGTACTTCTAGATCTACTGTATATAATCTACACAGTTTTCTccttggttaaaataaaaatgttatcttaTCAGGATGTCCTCTATTTGTTTTAACAGTGTAAATTGTTTTGATGATACTGTTTTTGTGTTCACGGTACGTTCGTATATTAACTTTAAGCAGGTTGTTTTTGTAAACTGTCAATAAGATCAATTACATGTGTATCGCATAAAAGGTAATAACTCAACTCGTAACGCCAATTTGGACAAGTTCTTGTTGATTTGAAtcttgttcttgttgaagttAAGTATGCCAATTCGgcatatgtttttataattaatagaGCCGCACTGCgtgattttgggccttcggacatacacaaatttgtttgttttattacatgggCGATTTCAATCAAATGACtttaaaggaaataatactGAAACAATCATGGCGACATCACTTTAATTACGCATTATTCGTGTTTTCAAGTGAGACCATGTTAACAGTCaaagtatatgtttgttatacatgtgtatgcattgatactggataagagtgtcactttaaacagttgccatggtaacttTAGAGTTTAGTTTTCTTAAGAAACTGTAATTGTTGTCTAAAAAcctttgtattttcaatgtgatacttTTTTAGCATGTCCGCTTCAGTCAAggaaatatttctgttatttgttaatcatttggtcatactttatatacaattatttttataatttaaccttgaaaattgctGACTATCTcatacttatattgaaatattcagaATTGCTAGATGGGTTGAAGTTCACCTTTATTGCAATTGTCAGGCAAATCATGGCAAGATATTAATTATtctcctttttaacaaaaagggatgtttaaagcattttttgtatttttattgaatggttaccatggcaactaattttttgtttgcctttaatcTTCCTATTTATAAgactattaattgtaaaaatgcaacagtcaagcagtgaatggaagaatgtaaatgttctttgtcttttacctttttcaagctcattcttcaaaatataaagcatttttaaaatttcttaaaaatggacgttttttcatcatttttttaaagtgaaataatttgcttaaaacattgtttaggttctgatatttaggaatgtgtattaaatttatagaaaataaacaaaatgtgttgtttgacattatttatttcatttaaattccgaagttttgaatttgacctattttggcagaaaaattgataaaaatggaaaattaaaagggccataattctgtaaaaaaaatgatggattttgaaaaaatgtgcatatttgagtttgtaatgacgtaacctttaaaattatatatcactttaatataccgcattaaattaattttttacgttgttattgctaccATGTAGTACGCATTTCGAATACATAAATTGACGTTAAGCACATGACGTCATAACGAAagtacataatttaaatgacgtgcaacatttaaattatcaatacTACAACTAGTGAATACTTTtagttgttttatatgaatgtaGTCAATATAAGCCGGTACGAAATTTATGGTTGCTGTGGAAACAATAGTAAACTAATGGTCATAAATCTGAGAGAAAATTATGTGCCAATTCTTTAAAAGCagtttgtttaagtgttttttgtattgattaaatcatttgaaatatttatgtccGCCCTAATTCACACGATGCGGTTCAATTTTaatcataacaatattttaaaattgttctcAGTTGAGACTGGATACATTTATTTTCGTGATTTTTGGGCCTGGGCCCGTATTTACAAATGATCATAAGTCTGATTTCTGATTTAGTCTCAGAAAGATAATTTTATTTCGAAACTTGAACGAGTATTTGACGACTAACTATGCATATGCATCCCTTCAGAACTGCAGTAAATCATGAATCGACTTGTGCCCTTTCCTTTCAACATCACCTTTGATATTATATATCCAGGTAGCGTTATATAGAATCATCttcataatacaataataaccTCAGGGCCAAGCTCCGTATTCAAACagtcaaatataaaccctgtttaaaataaacacatggtAACGCGATACACAAActtacacatttaaacaaacacgaCAAACAGACCATACACACATCAGCATATCTTTTTCGTTCGACAATTTAATATATCTTACTTCAGGTTTAAATTCGAATTGCCATATTTCTTATAAAGGCAAATGTAAAAGCATTGTAACTCTTTGTACCattggaaataaaacagttcTTGTTGAGTTTATGGAAAAGGTACACTTTTAAATAAAGAGGcttcatatatacatatatgataaatgatatttttgtgcACTGTATATACTATGTTATGAAATtgaattaatattgtttaatttaatacgGACCAAGTGGCTGAAATGTATTCGCAAAGTAAACGTTTATTTTGCTTCTCACTATGCATCTTAAACGTTTCAGAATGGCGGGAAAACTGACCAAAGAACACATGAACCTACTAGAAGGCATGATCGGCTGTGGGCCGAAGAGCTTTAAACTGCTATACAGCATCACAAGGGACGGATGCAGCGCCGCCGAGTTTCACCGGAAGTGTGACAATCAAGGACCTACCGTGACGGTTCTCCTCAACCCACAGGGTTCTGTGTATGGTGGATACGCGGGCATCAATTGGAAGAGTACTGGGGGTTTCACCATGGATGACACCGCATTCATCTTCCAGCTGGTGTTCTCGGGAATACGTGTTGTGAATATATTTAGACCAAAAGATGCATCGAAAGCGTTGTACTTCGGTTGTAATCGCAGTGCCTGGTTTGGTAATCCAGATTTCGAACCATTTTTAAACACTATTTCAGTGAATAAAGACGGAACATTTTCTCTTAATGGCAGACTTACTTTAGGAACATGTTATAACAGTAACAACGTTTCTAACGACGCCATCCACAACGGGAGCATGGTTGTCACGGAGTTGGAAGTGTACGCTGTCTCCGGTGAGGCGTTATTgttgtgaaatatgttttattgtataagtttgtttacatggtgtgtatttgttaaaacaaatattaggATAAACGGGGCGTTAATGATTTATTGCGTTTTTATTATGGAAATCATACCTTGAGCATAACTTTTTTCCCTTGTTGTTCACTTTTTtacgcatttatttttaaggatCGTCATATTAATAACATGCTAATGTCGAGATAAAAACAgtaattttgaaatgtgtattttaccACCAGCAGATGACACTCGAACATCAACACCCAAGCAAACAACTTGGCGAAAAACACCAGCTCTGAATGAAGaggtatgttgttttttcttcatgttaGATACACAACAATGATCAATATCCGGGCAGAAAATGTTTTAGGTTTGTGGGTTTTATTAAGAAGACGGTCTTAATGCTTCAGTATACTTCATAATTTACTGAAGAGATAGCTTGCCATAGAAGCTGCTCTCTCATAGTgactattttgacatttcatttttaaattttgtctatGAATGAGCAAAGTTTTGagttaatgtctgaaaaccagtgataccAGAcggctgataaaagatcagatcagaTCTCAGTTTTTCATATCTGCGTTCGAGgttttcggcagttttcaaatcaattgagatctgttctattgtgagttaacTTATATGACTGTCAAGTAGGCATTGAGGCCAAAATCAGGTGATTTTgagacaaatatttaaagaaaagccAAAAATGTCCATCTGTGAGAGCGAAGCTTTAAGTGGTGTTGTAGTtgtaattaacaataaaaagggCGCATTCTTGTTTCTTAATGGTCAATTTATATTCTAAAGAACAATGTTATTGCCAAATTACAGTACATTTCAAAGATTGCAGAAGAGCTTGCGTCAATAACTCCACCAAGAGGAAGTGGAATTACGGACTTCCGATTGTTACTTGTTGGCCCTGTCGGTGCGGGAAAATCCAGCTTTATCAATACCGTCATGTCCCCGTTCGCCGacagaataataaataaagccGCCGTCGGTACTTCATCGCAGAACGTCACAAGAAAGGTACGGAATGGCAGCGTAATTTTTACAAAACGTTTTGATGGTTGTCTTATTCTCTGATGCTaagatataataattattttgtttgaacaaaatctTGAAAGGGAAACGTACGTTTTAAATAGAAGTGGTTCTATAAGTCATCAAACTCTAAATGATGCTGACAAATCAAAAGTCTCATAAATGAATCAGTAATTCTTGCATACGCTCATGATAATGCATACAACTATCTCGTAGAatcaaaagtaaacaacattacAATGAACAAGTTTCTGTCTTCAGCATAACCAtgacatatttatatactatttaCAGTACATAACTTACCCAGTCCGCAAAACAGGCGGCTCATGTCTCAACTTTAGGCTTTGTGACACGCCCGGTATCGGGGACCATTCGGGGATGGATGCGGTGAACATTAACTTCCTGCTAGATGGTCATGTTCACTCTTCCTTTGAGGTACTATTATATCaccaacaaaaaatataaagccTCCAGTTAATGTATATGTAGCTAAACTTAAAGGCCGGGATACCTGACCCCAAATAGCCTACCGGACAACAATTAAGCCTATTTGGCAGATGAAGCGTGGTTAATCGGGTTTATGAGGTCTACTCTGGTCAGcagttttgattgtaaacattcacatgGCTTGTGGTGTTATATCATTCGGACAGAGTGGTACAGAAAAATTTGTCCATTGGTTTCTCATTTGAGTTTAGATAAATAAAGTTTCATATACCATGACCAATACTTCTACGAATTGTGTTATAATAAGCCATTTGATAGTATATATCACCCCAGATAACGGATGTTTTCCACCATATGACAGTTACATACTCATAGTATGATAGTAAACCTGTAGTAAACAGGAATTGGTAATGAAATGCAGTTGGCCGTTAGAGGGTCATGAACTTGCAAGATATGTCAATCAACATTGCTGggaaatttgaatttgtttgagagttataaaaataatatttgcaagtagtatttataactgtttgaaagatttaaaattcataaaatatgtttatgaaacatttaatgaaCCATCTTGCAAATTTTAGCATTTTGTGTTcgttaattatttgtatatttgaagaaataaacTGGCAGTCTGTACTAGCAGACAGCTCTGTGAGGTCAAGTGAAGTGGCCATTTTTCTGACTGTCTGCCTTTTATACTATTACCCCGGCCTTTGAAGCCACTGTATTAATTAATTGGTCGTTTTAGGTAGTTTCATCAACAAGGGCTACTATGTAATAccattgatgaaaaaaatgaaacatttgctTTCACATTTGTTGGTTGGTAATGTGTACCCTGCTCTTCAATGTGTGTGCATGTATGCAAGTGTTTATGCTCTTGCAGTTTTCTTATTCGCGCCACATATCAGCAAAGACGCCTGGGTTTGTACACCGCCCATCGTTAGCCGAGGAAGCCCACTGTGTTGGCATTGTGCTGGATTCTTCTACAATACATGACCTTCCcgcagtgaccatgaccttgttAAACGAACTCAAAAACCTTGCGCTAGAAAAAGGTACGATGTTCATGACTTATATAGAGATAAACgaattattgatataaacagaATATTGCAGAAAGTAATCCATCGAtctaatatgtttgttttcaaataagaCATTAAATTTTACCATTATGAAAATTAAGTCTGTTTTGATGTGCCATACTTATCAGTGTCCTCATAGTGACTTGTGTTTCGAATTCCAACCCTCTGTTACATTCAATGATCGACATGTAGGTCAACACATTTCTCTTCAACTAAAGTATCCACTTTGTTCTGcctaaaagctgcactctcacagattaaccgttttgaccactgttttattttttgtcttggaatgaggcaatTTATGCggaaatgcatgaaaaccagtgatataaggcAGCTGCTagaatatcagatcgcagattttcatattaaagttcaaaaatttatattttaggaTTTTTCTTAAAACCTGAGAAACgcgtttagccataaaacattaattttcgaacggaaaaatgaaaatcttcgatcttttcttttgtcagcagtcttatatcactggttagCATATATTTACGCtaacattggctcattccaagatagaaaatagaaaaaaatgtcaaaacggttaatctgtgagagtgtagcttaaataaaaaccttttttattatgtatagGCATACCACTTGCGATTGTCCTCACCAAAATAGACAAGCTTCACGAAGATATTGCAGAAAATCTTGCTGACGTTTTCAATCGTCCAGAGGTCAAGGCCGTTGTTGACCAAGTCAGCGAGGCGCTTGGTATACCTCCAAACCACGTGTTTCCGGTTAAAAACTACCACAGCGAGATGGAAACCGAGGTTGCAGTACACGGACTAGTACTCATAGCGCTTCGGAAGATGCTTTTTATTGCTTTAGATGCCCTGGAGGAGCGCACTTCCGCTAACGAAGAGGGGCAAGAGGCTAACGCCGACGTGACGGAATCTGATACTGCCTAGCGTGGCCTCATATATTCACAGTTAACATTAGCGACAAATGCTAATGTCTTGATGCTTTTTAGCAAGCTGCACACTTTAGAAAAATCGtgttatttcatgcatatatgGGTGCAACAAAGTTATATTATAGCGAATGTAAGGACATGGAAGTTTGCAAACAGACATTTAATATGTAACttgcatgtgataaaaatacaattgaCATGGTAAAAATGAATTGATTTCCCTTAATTTACTGTCACAAAGTATCAACCACATAAGTCTTCGAATGTGTCCTTTAAGTTTCTCTCTAACTTTTAAGCCTGTTTTAGATTCGTTTGCGAATGTTTCAGAGAATTTGCGAAGGAATACTTGTATGTGTAACTACTATTTTACAGAAGTATTGGAACTTTTGTAAAACACTAcgtgtatttataaatgtacgCTTTAACAGAGGTATAAGAAAGGGTACGGAACATAACTTGTACTTGTGCATGTAGCTTTAACTTAACAGAGGTATTAAAAAGGGTGCGAAACATAACTTctatttatacatgtatctactACTTAATTGAGGTGTTGTAGAAAGTGTGCGACAGAGTTGTTTTACTTGTTCGTGATACTACGTTTAAACAGAGGTATTAGAGAGGTTGCGAAGCATTACttctacttgtacatgtagctaCCCCTTAACAGAGATATTAGAGAGGTTGCGAAACATTACTTCTGATTGTACATGTAGCTACGCCTTTATAGAGGTATTTGAAAGGGGGCGAATCATCTCTTCATTTTGCACATGTAACTTCCCCTTAACAGAGGTATTAGAAAGGGTGCCAAACTTTACttttacttgtacatgtagctaCGCCTTAACGGAGGTAGTAGAACGGTAACGAAACATTACTTCTACCTGTTCATGCAGCCTTGCCTTTACATAGGTATAATGAGTGCAAGACATTACTTCTACTTATACATTACTTTTACCGAAGTAACGATCGTTCAAACAAACACTGCTGCGGagttatttaattatgattttagaATTCGGACTCGAAGACTGCTGGTTTCACT
Coding sequences:
- the LOC128222192 gene encoding interferon-induced protein 44-like isoform X3, with the protein product MAGKLTKEHMNLLEGMIGCGPKSFKLLYSITRDGCSAAEFHRKCDNQGPTVTVLLNPQGSVYGGYAGINWKSTGGFTMDDTAFIFQLVFSGIRVVNIFRPKDASKALYFGCNRSAWFGNPDFEPFLNTISVNKDGTFSLNGRLTLGTCYNSNNVSNDAIHNGSMVVTELEVYAVSADDTRTSTPKQTTWRKTPALNEEIAEELASITPPRGSGITDFRLLLVGPVGAGKSSFINTVMSPFADRIINKAAVGTSSQNVTRKYITYPVRKTGGSCLNFRLCDTPGIGDHSGMDAVNINFLLDGHVHSSFEFSYSRHISAKTPGFVHRPSLAEEAHCVGIVLDSSTIHDLPAVTMTLLNELKNLALEKGIPLAIVLTKIDKLHEDIAENLADVFNRPEVKAVVDQVSEALGIPPNHVFPVKNYHSEMETEVAVHGLVLIALRKMLFIALDALEERTSANEEGQEANADVTESDTA
- the LOC128222192 gene encoding interferon-induced protein 44-like isoform X4 — protein: MAGKLTKEHMNLLEGMIGCGPKSFKLLYSITRDGCSAAEFHRKCDNQGPTVTVLLNPQGSVYGGYAGINWKSTGGFTMDDTAFIFQLVFSGIRVVNIFRPKDASKALYFGCNRSAWFGNPDFEPFLNTISVNKDGTFSLNGRLTLGTCYNSNNVSNDAIHNGSMVVTELEVYAVSDDTRTSTPKQTTWRKTPALNEEIAEELASITPPRGSGITDFRLLLVGPVGAGKSSFINTVMSPFADRIINKAAVGTSSQNVTRKYITYPVRKTGGSCLNFRLCDTPGIGDHSGMDAVNINFLLDGHVHSSFEFSYSRHISAKTPGFVHRPSLAEEAHCVGIVLDSSTIHDLPAVTMTLLNELKNLALEKGIPLAIVLTKIDKLHEDIAENLADVFNRPEVKAVVDQVSEALGIPPNHVFPVKNYHSEMETEVAVHGLVLIALRKMLFIALDALEERTSANEEGQEANADVTESDTA
- the LOC128222192 gene encoding interferon-induced protein 44-like isoform X1, producing the protein MAGKLTKEHMNLLEGMIGCGPKSFKLLYSITRDGCSAAEFHRKCDNQGPTVTVLLNPQGSVYGGYAGINWKSTGGFTMDDTAFIFQLVFSGIRVVNIFRPKDASKALYFGCNRSAWFGNPDFEPFLNTISVNKDGTFSLNGRLTLGTCYNSNNVSNDAIHNGSMVVTELEVYAVSADDTRTSTPKQTTWRKTPALNEEYISKIAEELASITPPRGSGITDFRLLLVGPVGAGKSSFINTVMSPFADRIINKAAVGTSSQNVTRKYITYPVRKTGGSCLNFRLCDTPGIGDHSGMDAVNINFLLDGHVHSSFEFSYSRHISAKTPGFVHRPSLAEEAHCVGIVLDSSTIHDLPAVTMTLLNELKNLALEKGIPLAIVLTKIDKLHEDIAENLADVFNRPEVKAVVDQVSEALGIPPNHVFPVKNYHSEMETEVAVHGLVLIALRKMLFIALDALEERTSANEEGQEANADVTESDTA
- the LOC128222192 gene encoding interferon-induced protein 44-like isoform X2 — its product is MAGKLTKEHMNLLEGMIGCGPKSFKLLYSITRDGCSAAEFHRKCDNQGPTVTVLLNPQGSVYGGYAGINWKSTGGFTMDDTAFIFQLVFSGIRVVNIFRPKDASKALYFGCNRSAWFGNPDFEPFLNTISVNKDGTFSLNGRLTLGTCYNSNNVSNDAIHNGSMVVTELEVYAVSDDTRTSTPKQTTWRKTPALNEEYISKIAEELASITPPRGSGITDFRLLLVGPVGAGKSSFINTVMSPFADRIINKAAVGTSSQNVTRKYITYPVRKTGGSCLNFRLCDTPGIGDHSGMDAVNINFLLDGHVHSSFEFSYSRHISAKTPGFVHRPSLAEEAHCVGIVLDSSTIHDLPAVTMTLLNELKNLALEKGIPLAIVLTKIDKLHEDIAENLADVFNRPEVKAVVDQVSEALGIPPNHVFPVKNYHSEMETEVAVHGLVLIALRKMLFIALDALEERTSANEEGQEANADVTESDTA